From a region of the Marinomonas mediterranea MMB-1 genome:
- the metK gene encoding methionine adenosyltransferase → MSDYSLFTSESVSEGHPDKIADQVSDAILDAILAEDSNARVACETLVKTGMVLVAGEVRTNAWVDIEEIARGVIREIGYNSSDMGFDWESCAVMNAIGKQSADIAVGVDEANEKELGAGDQGLMFGFATNETDVLMPAPITYAHRLVERQAEVRKNGKLDFLRPDAKSQVTFRYDENGKPCAIDAVVLSTQHSAAVKQADLREAVLEEIIKPVLPEEWLSKETKYFINPTGQFIIGGPVGDCGLTGRKIIVDTYGGMARHGGGAFSGKDPSKVDRSAAYAGRYVAKNIVAAGLADKCEIQVSYAIGVSEPTSISINTFGTGKISDLQIIELVREHFDLRPAGLIEMLDLKRPIYLPTAAYGHFGRTGDNFTWEKTDKAAALRTSAGL, encoded by the coding sequence ATGTCAGACTACTCTTTATTTACATCAGAATCTGTTTCCGAAGGTCACCCAGACAAAATCGCAGACCAAGTTTCTGATGCCATCCTTGACGCTATCCTAGCGGAAGATAGCAATGCACGCGTTGCATGCGAGACACTCGTAAAAACCGGCATGGTTTTAGTCGCTGGTGAAGTACGCACCAACGCTTGGGTTGATATAGAAGAAATTGCACGCGGCGTCATCCGCGAAATCGGCTATAACAGCTCCGACATGGGATTTGATTGGGAATCTTGTGCGGTTATGAATGCCATCGGCAAACAATCAGCAGACATCGCTGTCGGCGTAGACGAAGCAAATGAAAAAGAACTTGGCGCAGGCGACCAAGGGTTAATGTTTGGTTTCGCTACCAATGAAACAGACGTTCTTATGCCAGCCCCAATCACATACGCTCACCGCCTTGTAGAGCGCCAAGCTGAAGTACGTAAGAATGGCAAATTGGATTTCTTACGCCCAGATGCAAAAAGTCAGGTGACATTCCGCTATGACGAAAACGGCAAACCTTGCGCTATCGACGCCGTTGTCCTGTCAACGCAACACAGCGCGGCCGTAAAACAAGCTGACTTAAGAGAAGCGGTACTAGAAGAAATCATTAAACCTGTTCTTCCTGAAGAATGGTTATCGAAAGAGACGAAGTATTTCATTAACCCAACAGGTCAATTTATCATTGGTGGCCCTGTAGGCGATTGTGGACTAACTGGCCGTAAAATCATTGTTGACACTTACGGCGGCATGGCTCGACATGGTGGCGGAGCATTCTCCGGTAAAGATCCATCAAAAGTAGACCGCTCAGCCGCTTACGCCGGACGCTATGTAGCGAAAAACATCGTTGCTGCAGGCTTGGCCGACAAGTGCGAGATTCAAGTGTCCTACGCGATCGGCGTTTCTGAGCCGACTTCGATCAGCATTAATACATTTGGCACTGGAAAAATCAGCGACCTTCAAATTATTGAGCTAGTACGCGAGCACTTTGATCTGCGTCCTGCTGGATTAATCGAGATGCTTGATTTAAAACGACCAATCTACCTGCCAACCGCTGCTTACGGCCACTTTGGTCGCACGGGTGACAACTTCACTTGGGAGAAAACGGACAAAGCAGCTGCATTACGCACATCTGCAGGTTTATAA
- a CDS encoding energy transducer TonB, with translation MRTADRFSVALFIAITLHVVAVTLVSFDFSLGTPPHPRTLEITLVQHKTDAPKEADFLAQANQLASGTEIRKQKLTTTETAQFIADEIQDITPPVQPQLASKQPVDQPDVIISKHTEAKLVINNDMEQELKTLEEQFLGETQIPSRLSSDIASLEALLDQQRQAYAKRPRIRRLTSVSAKSALDAEYLDNWRKRIERIGNIHYPSEAKRQNLFGQLRLAVILQPNGYVDEIDVLQSSGLRILDDAAMRIVRLSEPFAPFPIEMKKEVDKLEIIRTWKFVPGNQLQSR, from the coding sequence ATGCGAACTGCTGATCGTTTCTCTGTTGCCTTGTTCATTGCCATCACATTACATGTGGTGGCGGTGACGTTGGTTAGTTTTGACTTTTCATTGGGTACGCCTCCTCATCCGCGCACTCTGGAGATCACACTTGTCCAACATAAAACAGACGCACCAAAAGAAGCGGACTTTTTGGCGCAAGCCAATCAGCTCGCCAGTGGCACCGAAATTCGTAAACAGAAGCTCACAACCACGGAAACAGCGCAATTTATTGCCGATGAAATTCAAGACATCACGCCACCTGTTCAACCTCAATTAGCATCAAAACAGCCTGTCGATCAGCCTGATGTCATTATTAGCAAACACACCGAGGCCAAGCTTGTTATTAACAATGACATGGAACAGGAGCTAAAAACACTGGAAGAGCAATTTCTCGGTGAAACGCAAATCCCGAGCCGCCTATCCAGTGACATAGCGTCTCTTGAAGCCTTGTTAGATCAGCAACGTCAAGCCTATGCAAAAAGGCCCCGCATTCGTCGCTTAACATCCGTATCAGCCAAGTCAGCACTGGATGCTGAGTACTTAGATAATTGGCGTAAGCGCATCGAGCGGATTGGCAATATCCATTATCCCTCTGAGGCAAAGCGCCAAAACCTATTTGGTCAATTACGCTTGGCCGTAATTCTACAACCCAATGGCTACGTTGATGAGATAGACGTGCTGCAATCGTCTGGTCTACGTATTCTAGATGACGCTGCGATGAGAATTGTTCGACTCTCCGAACCCTTTGCCCCCTTCCCAATTGAAATGAAAAAGGAAGTCGACAAGCTAGAAATCATCCGCACTTGGAAGTTTGTGCCAGGCAATCAACTTCAAAGTCGATAA
- the rpoH gene encoding RNA polymerase sigma factor RpoH: MGKALQPIDMMIPGQHLESYVQGVSTIPILTAEEEQKLAERLYYDGDLEAARALVMSHLRFVVHIAKSYSGYGLSQGDLVQEGNVGLMKAVKRFNPEVGVRLVSFAVHWIKAEIHEFILKNWRIVKVATTKAQRKMFFNLRSAKKTLSWLNNSEVDAVANDLGVSPDVVRQMEGRMSSTDMAFDATTDDDDDSAFQAPASYLEDGRYDPAMLLEDGNWEADSNRRLQQAMSDLDERSRNILVQRWLSENKSTLHDLADEYGVSAERIRQLEKNAMKKIRVAMGEERFQ; encoded by the coding sequence ATGGGTAAAGCTCTTCAGCCAATTGACATGATGATTCCTGGTCAACATTTGGAATCCTATGTTCAGGGCGTCAGCACAATTCCAATTCTGACTGCAGAAGAAGAACAAAAGTTAGCTGAACGTCTGTACTATGATGGCGACCTAGAAGCGGCTCGCGCATTGGTTATGTCGCACCTAAGATTTGTTGTCCACATTGCTAAAAGCTACTCAGGATACGGATTGTCTCAGGGCGACTTAGTTCAAGAAGGTAACGTAGGCTTAATGAAAGCCGTAAAACGATTCAACCCAGAAGTTGGTGTTCGTTTGGTATCGTTCGCAGTACATTGGATTAAAGCCGAAATACACGAGTTTATTCTTAAGAACTGGCGTATTGTGAAAGTTGCGACAACGAAAGCGCAACGAAAAATGTTTTTCAACTTACGCAGTGCGAAGAAAACATTGTCTTGGTTAAACAATTCCGAAGTGGATGCGGTTGCCAATGATCTTGGCGTTTCTCCTGATGTTGTTCGTCAGATGGAAGGGCGCATGAGCTCGACAGACATGGCATTTGATGCGACGACTGATGACGATGATGATAGCGCCTTTCAAGCGCCAGCCAGTTATTTAGAAGATGGTCGATATGATCCTGCCATGTTGCTTGAAGATGGTAACTGGGAAGCCGATTCTAATCGCCGTTTGCAGCAGGCAATGTCTGATTTAGACGAGCGCAGTCGTAATATATTAGTTCAGCGCTGGTTATCGGAAAATAAGTCAACCTTACATGATTTAGCCGATGAATATGGCGTTTCAGCTGAGCGTATCCGTCAGCTTGAGAAAAACGCGATGAAGAAAATTCGCGTGGCAATGGGCGAAGAGCGGTTTCAATAA
- the ftsY gene encoding signal recognition particle-docking protein FtsY, with protein MEIVNQIIAFFTPYLGEYARFAPIAIGVILALLAILVKRRTVKSMDADIKSAQKKATEAQSEPDYDDQASSVDSKAESKFESQGIEEEQSDASTQSVVDTVKTVDAEPVSQKSDSAEYNQEVPDEKPTLSWRERIQSGLARTRSGLGNGLSSLVLGSKKVDDDLLEELETQLLTADVGIDATQTLIDGLTEKLNRKELKDSNALMSSLKADMNDILEISEKPLSLDKADGPFVILMVGVNGVGKTTTIGKLAKKYQAEGKSVMLAAGDTFRAAAVEQLQVWGDRNQVPVVAQHTGADSASVIYDAIESAKAKSVDVVIADTAGRLQNKANLMSELEKVVRVMKKLDVSAPHEVMLVLDAGTGQNALSQAKLFTEAVGVSGITLTKLDGTAKGGIIFAIAKQFGLPIRYIGVGEQAEDLRPFVAQEFVDALFENE; from the coding sequence ATGGAAATAGTGAATCAGATTATTGCGTTCTTTACGCCATACCTAGGCGAATACGCTCGCTTTGCCCCGATTGCCATTGGTGTCATTTTAGCGTTGCTTGCGATTTTAGTGAAACGCCGTACTGTAAAAAGTATGGATGCAGATATAAAGTCGGCACAGAAAAAGGCGACAGAAGCTCAGAGTGAGCCAGATTATGATGATCAAGCTTCGAGCGTTGATAGTAAAGCAGAATCAAAGTTTGAGTCTCAAGGCATTGAAGAAGAGCAATCTGACGCCTCGACGCAATCCGTCGTGGATACGGTAAAAACGGTTGATGCTGAGCCTGTTTCTCAAAAGTCAGACTCTGCCGAATACAATCAAGAAGTGCCTGATGAAAAGCCGACGCTATCATGGCGTGAACGTATTCAATCAGGTCTTGCTAGAACCCGAAGCGGATTAGGAAACGGTTTGTCGTCGCTTGTGTTGGGTAGCAAGAAGGTCGACGACGATTTGCTAGAAGAGCTGGAAACCCAGTTGCTGACGGCTGATGTCGGTATTGATGCAACTCAAACGCTTATTGATGGTCTGACAGAAAAGCTCAATCGAAAAGAGCTAAAAGACTCAAATGCTCTGATGTCGTCTTTAAAAGCCGATATGAATGACATTTTGGAGATTTCAGAGAAGCCGCTATCGTTAGACAAAGCGGATGGCCCCTTTGTGATATTGATGGTAGGGGTAAATGGAGTGGGCAAAACCACCACCATTGGTAAACTGGCGAAAAAATATCAGGCAGAAGGTAAGAGTGTTATGCTGGCGGCAGGCGATACCTTCCGAGCCGCCGCCGTTGAACAATTGCAAGTCTGGGGTGATCGAAACCAAGTGCCTGTTGTTGCTCAGCACACAGGTGCAGATTCAGCATCAGTTATTTATGACGCGATAGAATCGGCCAAAGCGAAAAGCGTTGATGTTGTTATTGCGGATACCGCAGGTCGTTTACAGAATAAAGCCAACTTAATGAGTGAACTTGAAAAAGTCGTTCGTGTCATGAAAAAACTCGATGTCTCGGCACCACATGAGGTTATGTTGGTGTTGGATGCGGGTACGGGTCAGAATGCATTGAGTCAGGCGAAGTTGTTTACCGAAGCCGTTGGCGTTTCAGGTATTACCTTAACCAAGCTTGATGGCACCGCAAAAGGCGGGATTATCTTTGCGATTGCAAAACAGTTCGGTTTGCCGATTCGATATATCGGTGTAGGCGAGCAAGCAGAGGACTTAAGACCTTTCGTCGCGCAAGAATTTGTTGACGCTCTCTTTGAAAATGAGTAA
- the ftsE gene encoding cell division ATP-binding protein FtsE, producing MEIEFQRVGKKYDSGQEALSQVSFHLRQGEMAFLTGHSGAGKSTLMKLIMMIERQSYGQILVDGVDLRTLGRKSIPAHRRRVGVVFQNHQLLFDRSVFDNVALPLQVSGADPMQIGKRVRAALDKVGLLGKEKFNPMALSGGEQQRIGIARAVVNKPQLLLADEPTGNLDPRLSAEIMNLFQEFNRVGVTVMVASHDLALIARMRHRVLTLNQGRIVNDGGFN from the coding sequence GTGGAAATCGAATTTCAGCGAGTAGGTAAAAAGTACGACAGTGGTCAAGAAGCTTTGTCACAGGTGAGTTTTCATCTGAGGCAGGGAGAAATGGCGTTTCTAACTGGCCATTCTGGGGCTGGTAAGAGTACTTTGATGAAGCTGATCATGATGATTGAACGTCAGAGCTATGGCCAGATTTTAGTGGATGGTGTGGATCTTAGGACGTTGGGGCGTAAGTCCATTCCGGCCCATCGTCGTCGTGTGGGCGTTGTATTTCAGAATCACCAACTTTTATTTGATCGTAGTGTATTTGATAACGTTGCGCTCCCATTGCAAGTCAGTGGTGCCGACCCTATGCAAATTGGTAAGCGAGTGCGCGCCGCTTTGGATAAAGTCGGGTTGTTGGGAAAAGAAAAGTTTAATCCCATGGCCTTGTCTGGAGGTGAGCAGCAGCGTATCGGCATCGCCCGTGCGGTAGTCAATAAGCCTCAGCTTTTATTAGCCGATGAACCGACAGGTAACTTGGACCCGCGTCTTTCTGCTGAAATTATGAATTTGTTTCAGGAGTTTAATCGTGTCGGTGTGACCGTGATGGTTGCCAGTCACGACTTGGCCTTGATTGCTCGTATGCGCCATCGCGTGTTGACCCTTAACCAAGGGCGGATCGTAAACGACGGGGGCTTTAATTAA
- a CDS encoding OmpA family protein, whose product MMRVLPVLLFGLLGVLMHTPSMAGSVYGDRIKASQLADNDKDGVINVRDRCANTPRGAKVDNYGCPTVNKRLLSVELNILFDSGKYVVKPRFYGEVKKLADFMKSNAGSSVVIEGHTDDVGAADYNEALSQNRADAIADVLINSFKIDRKRVEAIGYGESKPIADNETIDGRATNRRVVAEVFANKVADVERWTIYSVDRR is encoded by the coding sequence ATGATGCGTGTCCTGCCTGTCTTATTGTTTGGGCTTCTCGGTGTGTTAATGCACACACCGAGCATGGCAGGCTCTGTCTATGGCGATAGAATTAAAGCAAGCCAGCTTGCCGATAACGACAAAGATGGCGTAATCAATGTTCGAGACCGATGCGCAAATACTCCTCGCGGCGCAAAAGTGGACAACTATGGATGTCCGACCGTTAACAAGCGACTGCTTTCTGTCGAGTTGAACATTCTATTCGACTCAGGAAAGTACGTCGTTAAACCTCGTTTTTACGGCGAAGTCAAAAAGCTTGCAGACTTCATGAAGAGTAATGCGGGGAGCAGCGTTGTCATTGAAGGTCATACCGATGACGTCGGTGCGGCCGACTACAACGAAGCACTGTCGCAAAACCGCGCAGACGCTATTGCCGATGTTTTAATCAACAGCTTTAAAATTGACCGAAAACGGGTTGAAGCCATTGGCTATGGTGAAAGCAAACCGATTGCGGACAACGAGACCATAGACGGCCGCGCAACTAACCGTCGAGTCGTTGCCGAGGTCTTTGCCAATAAGGTTGCGGATGTCGAACGTTGGACAATTTACAGCGTTGACCGACGCTAA
- the ftsX gene encoding permease-like cell division protein FtsX, which translates to MSPKQNRRGATRQTVTGVTTTSKLASAKGFSLSRYFRLHQQTLLESLIRLFAYPLASIMTIVVISISLALPGGLFVMLKNVERVTDQWERQSVISLYLFSNFDDTEALSLSHQLSARADVSSVEYISKEEGLRYFEQSSGYEEILSALPENPLPIVLKVIPTAPVSLATLQSLTDLKEDLSELPQVEYVELDAQWLQRLATILNFGQRFVYALSALLIAAVLLIVGNTIRMAVESRREEVLVMKLVGATDAYIRRPFLYMGFWFGALGGLLACIMILLLSWWVSTPAERLIELYHSGFELQTFNAGEVVLCLTISAIVGTGGAWIAVSRHIADIELQ; encoded by the coding sequence ATGAGTCCTAAGCAGAATCGTCGGGGGGCGACACGTCAAACTGTCACAGGGGTAACCACAACATCTAAATTGGCGAGCGCTAAAGGGTTTAGTCTCTCTCGATATTTTCGCTTGCACCAACAAACCTTGCTCGAAAGCCTTATTCGTTTATTTGCCTATCCGCTTGCTAGTATCATGACGATCGTTGTGATTTCGATATCGCTTGCTTTGCCTGGTGGCTTGTTTGTGATGTTAAAGAACGTTGAGCGTGTGACGGACCAATGGGAACGCCAGTCTGTCATTTCCCTGTATTTGTTTTCTAACTTTGATGACACCGAAGCGCTGTCACTGTCGCATCAGTTGTCTGCTAGAGCAGACGTAAGCTCCGTTGAATACATTTCAAAAGAAGAGGGCTTACGATACTTCGAGCAATCGAGTGGTTATGAAGAAATCCTGTCTGCGCTACCTGAAAACCCGCTGCCTATCGTATTAAAAGTCATACCGACGGCGCCCGTCTCTTTGGCAACATTGCAATCTTTGACCGACTTAAAAGAGGATTTGTCCGAGTTACCGCAGGTTGAGTATGTAGAATTGGATGCGCAATGGTTGCAACGTTTGGCGACCATTCTGAACTTCGGACAGCGCTTCGTTTATGCGTTGTCCGCTTTGCTGATTGCCGCCGTTTTGTTGATAGTGGGCAATACCATTCGAATGGCGGTGGAAAGTCGTCGAGAAGAAGTGCTGGTGATGAAACTGGTTGGTGCGACGGACGCGTATATAAGAAGGCCCTTTTTATATATGGGGTTTTGGTTTGGCGCCTTGGGCGGCTTGCTCGCTTGTATCATGATTTTGCTGTTGAGCTGGTGGGTGAGTACACCAGCAGAGCGTCTCATTGAGTTGTATCACAGCGGTTTTGAGTTGCAGACTTTTAATGCGGGCGAAGTCGTTTTATGCTTAACTATTAGCGCTATTGTCGGTACGGGTGGTGCTTGGATAGCAGTCAGCCGTCATATTGCCGACATTGAATTGCAGTAA
- the rsmD gene encoding 16S rRNA (guanine(966)-N(2))-methyltransferase RsmD encodes MKKNTRKPNAVTNKNAKLRIIGGEWRSRQLPIPEVEGLRPTPDRVRETVFNWLNFDIAGAHCADVFCGTGALGLEALSRGAASCIFVDANRAAAQQLKSNLNTLNATNAEVHFTSALTYLDQGPKRPLDIVFLDPPFRKGWLEKILPLLEEKGWLAPQALIYIERESESSFDFPSHWELIKEKSAGQLTYSLYKRD; translated from the coding sequence ATGAAAAAGAACACCCGAAAACCAAACGCTGTAACAAATAAAAATGCCAAACTTCGTATTATTGGTGGGGAGTGGCGCTCACGACAGCTGCCTATTCCTGAAGTAGAAGGCCTGCGCCCCACCCCTGATAGAGTGCGTGAAACCGTTTTCAATTGGTTAAACTTTGACATTGCGGGCGCACATTGCGCAGACGTGTTTTGTGGCACGGGGGCACTCGGTTTAGAAGCCTTATCAAGAGGAGCCGCCAGCTGCATTTTCGTCGATGCAAATAGAGCCGCTGCCCAACAGCTTAAAAGCAATCTCAACACATTAAACGCAACCAATGCCGAAGTACACTTCACCAGTGCACTCACCTACCTTGATCAAGGTCCAAAACGACCGCTAGACATCGTTTTTCTCGACCCCCCTTTTCGCAAAGGCTGGCTTGAAAAAATTCTGCCTTTATTAGAAGAAAAAGGTTGGCTTGCGCCGCAGGCACTGATTTACATTGAACGTGAAAGCGAATCCTCATTCGACTTCCCATCTCATTGGGAACTAATAAAAGAAAAGTCAGCGGGTCAACTTACCTACAGCCTATACAAAAGAGACTAG
- the gshB gene encoding glutathione synthase, whose product MTIKLGIVMDPIQSITYKKDTSLAMLWAAADKGWDLIYMEQSDLFLQQGKAYAIAHPLTVFKDEESFYELGEEQSLALGDLDVILMRKDPPFDGEFMYSTMILEQAQRDGAMVVNNPASLRDCNEKLFATQFPQCCPEVLVTRRPDLLREFHKTHNDVIFKPLDGMGGTSIFRLKQDDPNVSVIIESLTEMGSRQIMAQKFIPEIKEGDKRILIVNGEPIPYALARIPASGETRGNLAAGGRGEGRPLSDRDRWICDQVIPTLLEKDLMFVGLDVIGDYLTEINVTSPTCVRELDNQFGLNIAKQLMDAIEDKLA is encoded by the coding sequence ATGACCATCAAACTCGGCATCGTAATGGACCCAATTCAATCCATTACTTATAAAAAAGACACTTCTCTCGCGATGTTATGGGCAGCAGCAGACAAAGGCTGGGATCTGATATACATGGAGCAATCAGATCTGTTTTTGCAGCAAGGCAAAGCCTATGCAATTGCACACCCCCTTACTGTCTTTAAAGACGAAGAATCCTTTTATGAGTTGGGTGAAGAGCAATCGCTAGCATTAGGCGATTTAGACGTCATTTTAATGCGTAAAGACCCTCCATTTGATGGCGAGTTCATGTATAGCACAATGATACTTGAACAAGCACAAAGGGACGGAGCGATGGTGGTGAACAACCCAGCGAGCCTAAGAGACTGCAATGAGAAACTATTTGCGACTCAGTTCCCACAATGTTGCCCTGAGGTCCTCGTTACTCGTCGCCCAGATTTACTCCGAGAGTTTCACAAAACCCACAACGATGTCATCTTTAAACCACTTGATGGCATGGGCGGCACATCGATCTTCCGACTCAAACAAGATGACCCTAACGTCAGTGTCATCATTGAATCGCTAACTGAAATGGGTAGCCGACAAATCATGGCGCAGAAGTTTATTCCTGAAATTAAAGAAGGGGACAAACGAATTCTTATCGTCAATGGCGAGCCCATTCCTTACGCCTTAGCACGAATTCCTGCGAGTGGCGAAACCCGAGGCAACTTAGCCGCAGGGGGACGCGGTGAAGGACGACCTTTATCAGACCGAGATCGCTGGATTTGCGACCAGGTGATTCCAACATTATTAGAAAAAGACCTTATGTTTGTTGGATTAGACGTAATTGGCGACTATCTAACAGAAATCAATGTCACCAGCCCCACCTGTGTAAGAGAGTTAGACAATCAATTTGGGCTGAATATTGCCAAACAACTTATGGATGCTATTGAAGATAAATTGGCATAA
- a CDS encoding 16S rRNA (uracil(1498)-N(3))-methyltransferase produces the protein MRIPRIYVDIDLTEHTEIILPDSAFQHCCKVLRLKEGHAIILFNGDGGEYDATLYNVQKRAASAQLTTYRVLENESPLKVTIGQSLSRGERMDYAIQKAVESGVFRIQPLFSERCEVKLQEDRMEKRLKHWQQVAISAAEQCGRGVVPKILEPINLLDWVEKCNEMLKITLHHHSAKPIHDFERPPENSIALLIGPEGGLTDIEVEKASLFGFQSIALGPRVLRTETAPVVALTTLNLMWGDL, from the coding sequence ATGCGTATACCGCGAATTTATGTCGACATTGATTTAACTGAACACACCGAGATCATTTTGCCGGACTCGGCCTTTCAACATTGCTGCAAAGTACTTCGATTAAAAGAAGGGCACGCCATCATATTATTTAATGGCGATGGAGGTGAATACGACGCAACCCTCTATAATGTCCAAAAAAGAGCTGCGAGTGCTCAGTTAACCACTTATCGAGTACTAGAAAACGAATCCCCACTAAAAGTGACCATTGGTCAATCTCTCTCCCGTGGCGAACGCATGGATTATGCCATTCAAAAAGCGGTTGAGTCTGGAGTATTTCGGATACAGCCACTCTTTAGTGAACGCTGTGAAGTGAAGCTTCAAGAGGATCGAATGGAAAAACGACTAAAGCATTGGCAACAAGTTGCAATAAGTGCGGCAGAACAATGTGGTCGAGGTGTTGTACCCAAGATACTGGAGCCCATTAACTTGTTAGATTGGGTAGAAAAGTGTAACGAAATGTTAAAGATTACACTGCATCATCATAGCGCCAAACCTATTCACGATTTCGAACGACCACCCGAAAACAGCATTGCTTTATTAATCGGGCCTGAGGGCGGTTTGACGGATATAGAAGTAGAAAAAGCAAGTTTATTTGGCTTTCAATCCATCGCACTTGGCCCAAGAGTCTTAAGAACAGAAACGGCCCCAGTTGTCGCCCTGACTACATTAAACCTCATGTGGGGCGACCTTTAG
- a CDS encoding TolC family outer membrane protein: MLLKRLLLSSACTITLASLSANASAISLEEATYIAIENSPEVRQAVSSYREGLTNTEITRRGGLYPRIDLSAGIGHETTYDFQQSGEDVDLTRRELSLSLTQPIYDGSLSKNETKRLSEETEASRWQALSAVENTALEVAEAYANVLRFRELVDLADLNLETHTRIFKQIRLKSNAGVGRQSDLSQITARLAKAKSNRLSAVNNLRNAESQYKKVVGELPQEEMIYPVPDREQLPKDLDDALDQAMTKNPAIEGAYWDVKATDSFISATKADNLPTINFELARTFNNNLDGNENPSEDLTAMFRLTYNLYSGGLTKRRTQVANEQNTQAREVQRRTQRETELTVRQSWAAYEATLEQKEHIREYVIATKESQIAYEKQFRLGRRTLLDVLDSENELFQARQDYVNTDYDELFSEFRLFNAKGDLMRAFRIYRPPVLGFEDEFVDDEPPTGQTAIEELQNAETQIAPAEPTTAPDVVTTPDVTPTNTQPESSDSTSEDELFLDSGEEGGNW, translated from the coding sequence ATGCTGCTAAAAAGATTACTGCTCTCTAGTGCGTGCACTATAACTCTAGCATCGCTTAGTGCGAATGCCAGTGCGATTTCGCTTGAGGAAGCTACCTACATAGCCATCGAAAATAGCCCCGAAGTGCGGCAAGCCGTATCGTCCTACAGGGAAGGGTTAACTAATACTGAAATCACACGACGTGGAGGACTATACCCTCGTATAGACCTTTCCGCTGGGATAGGTCATGAAACAACGTATGACTTTCAGCAATCTGGGGAAGATGTCGACCTGACACGCAGGGAGCTATCCTTGTCGTTGACTCAGCCTATTTATGATGGGTCGCTTTCAAAGAATGAAACCAAAAGGCTATCGGAAGAGACTGAAGCCTCACGTTGGCAAGCGCTTTCAGCGGTCGAGAACACCGCTTTGGAAGTCGCAGAAGCCTACGCGAACGTACTACGCTTTCGTGAACTGGTCGACTTGGCCGATTTAAACCTAGAAACACACACTCGAATTTTCAAACAAATCAGGCTAAAAAGTAATGCGGGGGTCGGACGTCAATCTGACCTAAGCCAAATTACGGCACGACTTGCAAAAGCAAAATCAAATCGCTTGTCTGCGGTAAATAACTTACGCAATGCGGAAAGTCAGTACAAGAAAGTCGTTGGTGAGTTACCTCAAGAAGAAATGATTTACCCTGTGCCAGATAGAGAACAGCTCCCTAAAGATCTCGACGATGCTCTGGATCAAGCAATGACTAAGAATCCAGCCATTGAAGGTGCTTACTGGGATGTTAAAGCAACAGACAGCTTCATTAGCGCAACAAAAGCAGACAACCTCCCCACCATCAACTTTGAGCTTGCACGTACGTTTAACAACAATCTAGATGGTAATGAAAACCCATCGGAAGACTTAACGGCAATGTTCCGACTCACCTATAACTTATACAGTGGTGGACTTACAAAACGTCGAACTCAAGTCGCAAACGAACAAAATACTCAAGCACGTGAAGTTCAACGTCGCACACAACGTGAAACAGAACTTACCGTTCGTCAATCATGGGCGGCTTATGAAGCCACACTAGAACAAAAAGAGCACATTCGTGAGTATGTGATTGCAACCAAAGAGTCGCAAATCGCGTACGAAAAACAATTCCGCTTAGGACGCAGAACATTACTCGACGTCCTAGACAGTGAAAACGAGCTGTTTCAAGCGAGACAGGATTATGTCAATACAGACTATGATGAACTGTTCTCCGAGTTTCGATTGTTCAACGCTAAAGGCGACTTAATGCGCGCCTTCCGAATTTATCGTCCGCCCGTTTTAGGGTTTGAAGATGAGTTTGTTGACGACGAGCCACCGACAGGACAAACAGCCATCGAAGAACTGCAAAATGCTGAGACTCAGATCGCACCGGCGGAGCCAACCACTGCGCCTGACGTCGTGACGACACCAGATGTCACTCCTACCAATACACAGCCTGAATCGAGCGACTCGACATCTGAAGATGAGCTATTCCTTGATTCGGGTGAAGAAGGGGGCAACTGGTAA